One part of the Malus sylvestris chromosome 2, drMalSylv7.2, whole genome shotgun sequence genome encodes these proteins:
- the LOC126585720 gene encoding uncharacterized protein LOC126585720 isoform X1, which translates to MARSYLPSKVSERVSIWRNDLNKYGRSIKKLQNHWPIRKSVLICLRTGRFLLPLSLKMQKIDRSRREPLSVTSSIMLGTVEPSLGRLVITLLLSTTTLTTIPPVVSEEKKRKLLVTVAISSMFSISASRGIGTAMKKRGKTLVIIELLDIKSLPSMKLQSWCKARTKRGQFFRQIPRSLFDLVDKCLTVNPRQRISAKEALQHEFFAPCHEYMMTLLNSQRYVVNESKNKMQFAAYRKRRNREESSIQFPNSD; encoded by the exons ATGGCACGATCTTACTTACCAAGCAAGGTTTCAGAGAGAGTTTCAATTTGGAGAAATGACCTGAACAAG TATGGCAGGTCAATAAAAAAGCTGCAAAATCATTGGCCGATCCGCAAGAGTGTCCTAATTTGTTTGAGGACTGGCAGGTTTCTCTTGCCCTTGAGTTTAAAGATGCAGAAAATAG ATCGATCCCGGAGGGAGCCGTTGTCTGTAACGTCAAGCATCATGTTGGGGACCGTGGAACCCTCGCTAGGGCGTCTGGTGATTACGCTGTTGTTATCAACCACAACCCTGACAACGATACCTCCAG ttgtttctgaagagaagaagaggaagctgCTGGT GACAGTTGCAATTTCAAGTATGTTTTCAATCTCTGCTTCAAGAG GAATTGGAACGGCAAtgaaaaaaagggggaaaacaTTGGTCATAATT GAGTTGCTGGATATCAAATCCTTGCCGTCGATGAAGCTGCAAAGTTGGTGCAAGGCTCGGACAAAAAGAGGTCAATTTTTCAGGCAAATTCCGAGATCGCTATTCGATCTTGTGGACAAGTGCCTGACGGTAAACCCAAGGCAGAGGATCAGCGCAAAGGAAGCTCTGCAGCATGAGTTCTTTGCCCCGTGCCATGAGTATATGATGACATTGCTAAAT AGCCAACGGTATGTTGTTAACGAAAGTAAAAACAAGATGCAGTTTGCTGCATATAGAAAACGGAG
- the LOC126585739 gene encoding uncharacterized protein LOC126585739 — MLFADDIVLIDETQEGVNAKLNLWREVLESKGLRLSRSKTEYMECKFSANGGQNELGVRIGDQEIPKSDRFRYLGSILQKNGELDGDLNHRIQAGWMKWKSASGVLCDRRMPLKLKGKFYRTAIRPAMLYGTECWAVKHQHVHKMGVAEMRMLRWMCGHTRKDKIRNEDIRGKVGVAEIEGNMRENRLRWFGHVQRRPTDAPIRRCDYGTEVQGRRGRGRPRKTLEETLRKDLLYLDLTKDMTQDRAQWRSKIHIADPTQ; from the coding sequence atgcttttcgcagacgatatagtgttgatagatgaaactcaggaaggggtaaatgcaaagcttaacctttggagagaagtgttggaatctaaaggtcttcgcctaagccgatcaaagacagaatatatggagtgcaagttcagtgcaaatggaggccaaaacgagttaggggtgaggatcggagatcaagaaataccaaagagcgaccgttttcgttacctaggatctatcttgcaaaagaacggagaattagatggagatctcaaccatagaatacaagctggatggatgaagtggaagagtgcatccggtgtgttgtgtgaccgccgtatgccactgaagctcaagggaaaattttataggacggcaataaggccggcgatgctgtatggcacagaatgttgggcggtgaaacatcaacacgtacacaaaatgggtgtagcggagatgagaatgcttcgttggatgtgtgggcacacgagaaaggataagattaggaatgaggatatccggggtaaagtaggagtagccgaaattgaaggaaatatgagagaaaatcggttacggtggtttggacatgtgcaaagaaggcctactgacgctccgattagaagatgcgactatgggacagaggttcagggccgaaggggtagaggaagacctaggaaaactttggaagagactctaagaaaagacttattgtacttggatctaacgaaggacatgacacaggatcgagcacaatggcgttctaagattcatatagccgatcccactcagtga